One window of the Anaeromyxobacter dehalogenans 2CP-C genome contains the following:
- a CDS encoding heavy metal translocating P-type ATPase, which translates to MSDRVETTVRGREPAAARAAAVEASPEDRRARVTINVSGMTCAACQARVQKALSGAPGVLDASVNLMTAEAAISYDPAVAAPEALIERVRSTGYGAALSEPGADALEQQDAARAKEFRELRARALVALAAGVVAMIASMPLMAAHAHHGLGAPTDPFMSWSMRVLDPVLERALPWLYAIPEQVLSYGLLALTTAVMAWAGRHFYTRAWAAFRHHSADMNTLVAVGTGAAYLLSLAATVAPGFFVSRGVPPDVYYEAVVLIIALILVGNTMEARAKRQTSVALRKLMQLQPRTARVVRGGAEVDVPVEDVREGDVVVVRPGERLPVDGEIVSGTSAVDESMLTGEPLPVQKRAGDRVIGATVNGTGSFRYRATGVGADTVLAHVVKLMREAQGSRAPIQKLADRISGIFVPVVLSLSIATFVVWFVAADAAPAVRALVAAVAVLVIACPCAMGLAVPTAVMVATGKGAELGVLLKGGEALERAHAVDTVVLDKTGTLTLGKPAVTEVRLAPGAPVDEDALVGLVAAVERASEHPLAAAIAAHATARGAAVPQVEAFESITGRGARGLAGGRRVVVGNAALLESEGVSTAPLEAEAGALAAKARTAVFAAVDGKLAGLLAVADELRPTSRDAVARLRRMGLEVVMLTGDVRRSAEAVAKAAGVERVVAGVLPEGKVAEVERLQAEGRVVAMVGDGINDAPALARAEIGIAMGSGTDVALEAADVTLMRPDLRAVADAIALSRRTMRTMRQNLFWAFAYNVVGIPVAAGVLFPAFGLMLSPVLASAAMAFSSVSVVTNSLRLRRFRGA; encoded by the coding sequence ATGAGCGACCGGGTCGAGACCACCGTCCGCGGGCGCGAGCCCGCCGCCGCGCGCGCCGCCGCCGTCGAGGCGAGCCCCGAAGACCGCCGCGCGCGCGTCACCATCAACGTCTCGGGCATGACCTGCGCCGCGTGCCAGGCGCGCGTGCAGAAGGCGCTCTCCGGCGCGCCGGGCGTGCTCGACGCCAGCGTCAACCTCATGACCGCCGAGGCGGCCATCTCCTACGATCCGGCGGTGGCCGCGCCCGAGGCGCTGATCGAGCGGGTGCGCTCGACCGGCTACGGCGCCGCGCTGTCCGAGCCGGGCGCCGACGCGCTGGAGCAGCAGGACGCGGCCCGCGCGAAGGAGTTCCGCGAGCTGCGCGCCCGCGCCCTGGTGGCGCTCGCCGCCGGCGTGGTGGCGATGATCGCGTCGATGCCGCTCATGGCGGCGCACGCGCACCACGGGCTCGGCGCGCCCACCGACCCGTTCATGAGCTGGAGCATGCGCGTGCTCGACCCGGTGCTGGAGCGCGCGCTGCCCTGGCTCTACGCGATCCCGGAGCAGGTGCTCTCCTACGGGCTGCTCGCGCTCACCACCGCGGTGATGGCCTGGGCCGGGCGGCACTTCTACACCCGCGCCTGGGCGGCGTTCCGCCACCACTCGGCCGACATGAACACGCTCGTGGCGGTCGGCACCGGCGCGGCGTACCTGCTCTCGCTCGCCGCCACCGTCGCGCCCGGCTTCTTCGTGTCGCGCGGCGTCCCGCCCGACGTGTACTACGAGGCGGTCGTCCTCATCATCGCGCTCATCCTGGTGGGCAACACCATGGAGGCGCGCGCGAAGCGCCAGACCTCGGTCGCGCTCCGCAAGCTCATGCAGCTCCAGCCCCGCACCGCGCGCGTGGTGCGCGGCGGCGCGGAGGTGGACGTGCCGGTGGAGGACGTGCGCGAGGGCGACGTGGTGGTGGTGCGCCCGGGCGAGCGGCTGCCGGTGGACGGCGAGATCGTCTCCGGGACGAGCGCGGTGGACGAGTCGATGCTCACCGGCGAGCCGCTGCCGGTGCAGAAGCGCGCCGGCGATCGCGTCATCGGCGCGACCGTCAACGGCACCGGGTCGTTCCGCTACCGGGCCACCGGCGTGGGCGCGGACACGGTGCTCGCGCACGTGGTGAAGCTCATGCGCGAGGCGCAGGGCTCGCGCGCCCCCATCCAGAAGCTGGCCGACCGCATCAGCGGCATCTTCGTGCCGGTGGTGCTCTCCCTCTCCATCGCCACCTTCGTGGTCTGGTTCGTGGCCGCCGACGCCGCGCCCGCGGTGCGGGCGCTGGTGGCCGCGGTCGCCGTGCTGGTCATCGCCTGCCCCTGCGCGATGGGCCTCGCGGTCCCGACCGCGGTCATGGTCGCCACCGGCAAGGGGGCCGAGCTGGGCGTGCTGCTGAAGGGCGGCGAGGCGCTGGAGCGGGCGCACGCGGTGGACACGGTGGTGCTCGACAAGACCGGCACGCTCACGCTGGGCAAGCCGGCGGTGACCGAGGTGCGGCTCGCGCCCGGCGCGCCGGTGGACGAGGACGCGCTGGTGGGCCTGGTCGCGGCGGTGGAGCGCGCCAGCGAGCACCCGCTCGCGGCCGCCATCGCGGCGCACGCGACGGCGCGGGGCGCGGCGGTGCCGCAGGTGGAGGCGTTCGAGTCGATCACCGGCCGCGGCGCGCGGGGCCTCGCCGGGGGGCGGCGCGTGGTGGTGGGCAACGCGGCGCTGCTCGAGTCGGAGGGCGTCTCGACCGCGCCGCTGGAGGCCGAGGCGGGCGCGCTCGCCGCGAAGGCACGCACCGCGGTGTTCGCGGCGGTGGACGGGAAGCTGGCCGGCCTGCTCGCCGTCGCGGACGAGCTGCGGCCGACCTCGCGGGACGCGGTGGCGCGGCTGCGCCGCATGGGCCTCGAGGTCGTCATGCTCACCGGCGACGTGCGCCGCAGCGCCGAGGCGGTGGCGAAGGCCGCGGGCGTGGAGCGGGTGGTGGCGGGCGTGCTGCCGGAGGGCAAGGTGGCCGAGGTGGAGCGGCTGCAGGCGGAGGGCCGCGTGGTGGCCATGGTGGGCGACGGCATCAACGACGCGCCGGCGCTGGCGCGGGCGGAGATCGGCATCGCCATGGGCAGCGGCACCGACGTGGCGCTCGAGGCCGCCGACGTGACGCTGATGCGGCCGGACCTGCGCGCGGTGGCCGACGCGATCGCGCTCTCCCGGCGCACCAT
- a CDS encoding cupredoxin domain-containing protein has translation MDLVEILVVAGGVAAIAWVNWYFFLAEKRKGASEAKVGAAGVQQAVIRVEGGYTPSRVRLRAGQPARLVFDRREDSSCSEEVVIPEFGVRRFLPAHQRTTIDLPPTKAGTYEFTCGMSMLRGSLVVEDAR, from the coding sequence GTGGACCTCGTGGAAATCCTGGTGGTCGCAGGCGGCGTGGCCGCCATCGCGTGGGTGAACTGGTACTTCTTCCTGGCCGAGAAGCGGAAGGGCGCCTCGGAGGCCAAGGTCGGGGCGGCCGGCGTGCAGCAGGCCGTGATCCGGGTGGAGGGCGGCTACACGCCGTCGCGCGTCCGGCTGCGCGCCGGGCAGCCGGCGCGGCTGGTGTTCGACCGGCGCGAGGACTCGAGCTGCTCCGAGGAGGTGGTGATCCCCGAGTTCGGGGTCCGCCGGTTCCTCCCCGCGCACCAGCGGACGACCATCGACCTGCCGCCGACGAAGGCCGGCACCTACGAGTTCACCTGCGGCATGAGCATGCTCCGCGGCAGCCTGGTGGTGGAGGACGCGCGATGA
- a CDS encoding YybH family protein, translating to MTSRAARVLSLLLALPALAAHAEDATLPPDLEKTVREFEAAFGAQDADRVGALFDPEGTFINPMGQRAVGREQVTAQFRNDFEKVLKGVHNELAVERVRLLGDLALLDVRQTLSGGHPPPGAPRPWVAHAVVLARRAEGAWRLLDVRPYFFLHGRGPGGKTGPAPQPKAPPRP from the coding sequence ATGACGTCTCGAGCTGCTCGCGTGCTGTCCTTGCTGCTCGCCCTCCCCGCGCTCGCCGCGCACGCGGAGGATGCGACGCTCCCACCCGATCTCGAGAAGACCGTCCGCGAGTTCGAGGCCGCCTTCGGCGCGCAGGACGCGGACCGCGTCGGGGCGCTGTTCGATCCCGAGGGCACGTTCATCAACCCGATGGGCCAGCGAGCCGTCGGGCGCGAGCAGGTCACCGCCCAGTTCCGCAACGACTTCGAGAAGGTGCTGAAGGGCGTCCACAACGAGCTCGCGGTCGAGCGGGTCCGGCTCCTCGGCGACCTCGCCCTCCTCGACGTGCGCCAGACGCTCTCCGGCGGCCATCCGCCGCCGGGCGCGCCGCGGCCGTGGGTGGCGCACGCCGTGGTGCTGGCGCGCCGAGCCGAGGGCGCGTGGCGACTCCTCGACGTCCGCCCGTACTTCTTCCTTCACGGCCGCGGCCCGGGCGGAAAGACCGGCCCCGCTCCGCAGCCCAAGGCACCGCCGCGCCCGTGA
- a CDS encoding RNA polymerase sigma factor: MTARADAHRAVHAVFRIEAPRLIAGLARMVRDVGLAEELAQDALVAALERWPESGVPENPGAWLMATAKRRAVDELRRKRMVERKHEALGPDPEALGPAAPPSPDAAVDEPVRDDLLRLVFIACHPVLSREARTALTLRLLGGLTTEEIARAFLQPEPTVAQRIVRAKRTLAEARVPFEVPRGADLQARLGSVLEVVYLVFNEGYTATAGDDWMRPALCEDALRLGRMLQALVPDAAEVHGLAALMELQASRAAARVGPSGEPVLLLEQDRGRWDRLLIQRGLAALERAEALGGALGPYALQAAIAACHAHARTAAATDWRRIAALYDALAELTPSPVVELNRAVAVAMAFGPAAGLELVDAIADEPSLRRYHLLPSVRGDLLFRLGRHAEARAELERAAGMTRNARERALLLERAAACGRGSSRIG, encoded by the coding sequence GTGACGGCTCGCGCGGACGCGCACCGCGCGGTGCACGCGGTGTTCCGCATCGAGGCGCCCCGGCTCATCGCCGGGCTGGCGCGGATGGTGCGCGACGTCGGGCTGGCGGAGGAGCTGGCGCAGGACGCGCTGGTCGCGGCGCTGGAGCGGTGGCCGGAGTCGGGCGTCCCGGAGAACCCGGGCGCCTGGCTCATGGCCACCGCGAAGCGCCGCGCGGTGGACGAGCTGCGCCGGAAGCGCATGGTGGAGCGCAAGCACGAGGCGCTCGGGCCGGATCCGGAGGCGCTCGGGCCCGCCGCGCCGCCCTCGCCCGACGCGGCGGTGGACGAGCCGGTGCGCGACGACCTGCTGCGGCTGGTGTTCATCGCCTGCCACCCGGTGCTCTCGCGCGAGGCGCGCACCGCGCTCACGCTCCGGCTGCTGGGCGGCCTCACCACCGAGGAGATCGCGCGCGCGTTCCTGCAGCCGGAGCCCACGGTGGCGCAGCGCATCGTGCGGGCGAAGCGCACGCTGGCCGAGGCGCGGGTGCCGTTCGAGGTGCCGCGCGGCGCGGACCTGCAGGCGCGGCTGGGGTCGGTGCTCGAGGTCGTGTACCTCGTGTTCAACGAGGGCTACACCGCCACGGCGGGCGACGACTGGATGCGCCCGGCGCTGTGCGAGGACGCGCTCCGCCTCGGCCGCATGCTGCAGGCGCTGGTGCCGGACGCGGCGGAGGTCCACGGGCTGGCGGCGCTCATGGAGCTGCAGGCCTCGCGCGCCGCGGCGCGGGTGGGGCCGTCGGGTGAGCCGGTGCTGCTGCTGGAGCAGGACCGGGGCCGGTGGGATCGGCTGCTGATCCAGCGCGGGCTGGCGGCGCTGGAGCGCGCGGAGGCGCTCGGCGGCGCGCTCGGCCCCTACGCGCTGCAGGCGGCCATCGCGGCCTGCCACGCCCACGCCCGCACCGCGGCCGCGACCGACTGGCGGCGCATCGCGGCCCTCTACGACGCGCTGGCGGAGCTGACCCCGTCGCCGGTGGTCGAGCTGAACCGGGCGGTGGCGGTGGCGATGGCGTTCGGCCCGGCGGCTGGGCTCGAGCTGGTGGACGCGATCGCGGACGAGCCGTCGCTCCGTCGCTACCACCTGCTGCCCAGCGTGCGCGGCGACCTGCTCTTCCGCCTCGGTCGCCACGCGGAGGCCCGCGCCGAGCTGGAGCGCGCCGCCGGCATGACCCGCAACGCCCGCGAGCGCGCGCTCCTCCTCGAGCGCGCGGCGGCGTGCGGGCGGGGGTCGTCGCGAATCGGGTGA
- a CDS encoding YciI family protein: MRFMMIVKASPESESGAPPSRELIQAMTRYNEELVNAGVLLAGDGLLPSSKGARVKFSKGKVEVVDGPFAETKELVAGFWMIQVKSKEEAIAWARRCPNPMGEGAEGVLELRQVAEAADFPPEVLTPEDAAKEVEIFERAKRNAANR; encoded by the coding sequence ATGCGGTTCATGATGATCGTGAAGGCCAGCCCGGAGAGCGAGTCGGGAGCGCCGCCCAGCCGCGAGCTCATCCAGGCGATGACCCGGTACAACGAGGAGCTGGTGAACGCGGGCGTGCTGCTCGCGGGGGACGGCCTGCTCCCGTCGTCGAAGGGCGCCCGGGTGAAGTTCTCGAAGGGCAAGGTCGAGGTGGTGGACGGCCCGTTCGCGGAGACGAAGGAGCTGGTGGCCGGCTTCTGGATGATCCAGGTGAAGTCGAAGGAGGAGGCCATCGCCTGGGCGCGGCGCTGCCCGAACCCGATGGGCGAGGGCGCCGAGGGCGTGCTGGAGCTGCGGCAGGTCGCGGAGGCGGCGGACTTCCCGCCGGAGGTGCTCACGCCGGAGGACGCCGCCAAGGAGGTCGAGATCTTCGAGCGCGCCAAGCGCAACGCGGCGAACCGGTGA